The proteins below come from a single Rhodococcus sp. WMMA185 genomic window:
- a CDS encoding DUF3817 domain-containing protein, whose translation MTAMANPLDLGTTAKRFRFVAIAEAITWLGLLVGMAFKYLPAESNEIGVKIFGPIHGGVFIVYVLIALWTARKLSWTPLTSFWALFASIPPFGTVVFEVWAVRNGQMAELSAPSASEAEAALA comes from the coding sequence ATAACTGCCATGGCGAACCCTCTCGATCTCGGTACCACGGCCAAGCGCTTCCGATTTGTCGCGATTGCGGAGGCAATCACCTGGCTGGGCCTTCTCGTCGGCATGGCCTTCAAATACCTCCCTGCCGAGAGCAACGAGATCGGTGTGAAGATCTTCGGACCCATCCATGGTGGTGTGTTCATTGTGTACGTGCTGATCGCGTTGTGGACCGCCCGCAAACTGAGCTGGACCCCGCTCACCAGCTTCTGGGCACTCTTCGCGAGTATCCCGCCCTTCGGCACGGTCGTCTTCGAGGTCTGGGCCGTACGCAACGGCCAGATGGCGGAGCTCTCCGCGCCGAGTGCCTCGGAGGCCGAAGCCGCACTCGCCTGA
- the mce gene encoding methylmalonyl-CoA epimerase, whose translation MTQSSPAHIPSPLSSDLVVAIDHVGIAVPDLDVAISWYTEHLGMVPVHEEVNEDQGVREAMLRVAGSSDDSTLVQLLAPLDENSTIAKFIDRRGPGLQQFAYRVTDIDALSAQLRDRGVRLLYDAPRRGTANSKINFIHPKDAGGVLIELVEPTAH comes from the coding sequence ATGACCCAGTCCTCCCCGGCTCACATCCCGTCACCCCTGTCTTCGGACCTGGTGGTCGCCATCGACCACGTGGGCATCGCGGTCCCCGACCTCGATGTCGCCATCTCGTGGTACACCGAGCACCTCGGCATGGTGCCCGTACACGAGGAGGTGAACGAGGACCAGGGCGTGCGCGAGGCGATGCTCAGGGTTGCCGGCTCGTCCGATGACAGCACGTTGGTGCAACTGCTCGCACCGCTCGATGAGAACTCGACCATCGCCAAGTTCATCGACCGTCGTGGTCCCGGACTGCAGCAATTCGCGTACCGCGTCACGGACATCGACGCCCTCTCCGCTCAGCTTCGCGATCGCGGCGTCCGGCTGCTGTATGACGCTCCCCGCCGCGGGACCGCCAACTCGAAGATCAACTTCATCCACCCGAAGGACGCCGGCGGCGTTCTCATCGAACTTGTCGAGCCGACCGCCCATTGA
- the nucS gene encoding endonuclease NucS — MRLVIARCRVDYVGRLTAHLPFARRLLLIKADGSVSIHADDRAYKPLNWMSPPCWLVEDSTEDGSALWLVTNKAGEELRITIDEIEHDSSHELGVDPGLVKDGVEAHLQELLAEHVETLGAGYTLVRREYMTAIGPVDLLCRNADGESVAVEIKRRGDIDGVEQLTRYLELLNRDPLLAPVTGVFAAQQIKPQARTLATDRGIRCLVLDYESLRGTDSAEFRLF; from the coding sequence GTGCGCCTAGTGATTGCTCGATGCCGAGTCGACTACGTAGGTCGTTTGACGGCCCACTTGCCATTTGCTCGTCGACTACTACTGATCAAGGCAGACGGGTCCGTCAGCATTCATGCCGACGACCGCGCCTACAAGCCGCTGAACTGGATGAGCCCGCCCTGCTGGCTGGTCGAAGATTCGACGGAAGATGGCAGCGCTCTGTGGCTCGTCACCAACAAGGCCGGCGAGGAACTGCGGATCACTATCGACGAGATCGAGCATGACTCGAGCCACGAACTCGGCGTAGATCCGGGCCTTGTCAAAGATGGTGTCGAGGCCCACCTGCAAGAGTTGCTTGCCGAGCATGTCGAAACCCTCGGCGCCGGTTACACGCTTGTACGCCGGGAGTACATGACTGCGATCGGACCCGTGGATCTGCTGTGCCGAAATGCCGACGGGGAATCTGTGGCCGTCGAGATCAAGCGGCGAGGCGACATCGACGGCGTGGAGCAGCTCACGCGCTATCTTGAACTGCTCAACCGGGATCCGCTGCTGGCGCCGGTCACCGGCGTCTTCGCGGCCCAGCAGATCAAGCCGCAGGCTCGGACTCTTGCTACCGACCGGGGGATTCGGTGCCTGGTGCTCGACTACGAGTCGCTGCGCGGTACCGACAGTGCCGAGTTCCGGCTCTTCTGA
- a CDS encoding tetratricopeptide repeat protein: protein MSGAVDLSALKERAAAPPPSTPPTGDGGAPAAANGTGLQPVVDVTEATFEAEVLVRSQQVPVIVDLWATWCEPCKQLSPLLEKLALEAGGTWVLAKVDVDANPRIAQAFGVQSVPTVVAIAAGQPLADFQGVQPEPQLRQWLAAIAQAVAGKLSGPPAGAGETDEPEPEDPRFVAAEAALDGGDLAAAEAEFQKILDEEPANAQALGAIRQVRFLARVQSVDPDAVSAADAAPDDLEAQLRAADVEVYSQAPDAAFARLIAFVARSAGDDKTRARTHLLELFELFDPAEPVVMTARRKLAAALY, encoded by the coding sequence ATGTCCGGGGCCGTCGACCTCTCCGCACTCAAGGAGCGCGCGGCAGCCCCGCCGCCGTCGACGCCACCGACCGGTGATGGCGGCGCACCGGCGGCCGCTAATGGCACGGGGCTGCAGCCAGTCGTCGATGTCACCGAAGCCACATTCGAGGCAGAGGTCCTCGTTCGCTCTCAGCAGGTCCCCGTCATCGTCGATCTCTGGGCCACCTGGTGCGAGCCGTGCAAGCAACTCTCGCCACTGCTCGAGAAGTTGGCACTCGAGGCGGGCGGCACATGGGTGCTCGCGAAGGTGGACGTCGATGCCAACCCTCGAATTGCACAGGCATTCGGCGTTCAGTCCGTTCCGACGGTGGTCGCGATCGCCGCCGGACAACCTCTCGCCGACTTCCAGGGCGTGCAGCCAGAGCCGCAGTTGCGTCAGTGGCTTGCCGCGATCGCGCAGGCTGTCGCTGGAAAGCTGTCCGGTCCGCCTGCCGGTGCGGGCGAGACGGACGAACCGGAGCCCGAAGACCCACGCTTCGTCGCCGCGGAGGCCGCGCTTGACGGAGGTGACCTGGCCGCCGCGGAAGCCGAGTTCCAGAAGATCCTCGACGAGGAACCCGCCAATGCGCAGGCGTTGGGTGCGATCCGCCAGGTGCGCTTCCTGGCCCGGGTGCAGTCAGTCGATCCCGATGCCGTGTCCGCCGCAGACGCCGCCCCGGACGATCTCGAGGCGCAACTTCGTGCAGCCGACGTCGAGGTCTACTCACAGGCTCCCGATGCGGCATTCGCCCGTCTCATAGCATTCGTCGCCCGCAGCGCAGGGGACGACAAGACCCGAGCGCGGACTCATCTGCTGGAACTGTTCGAACTGTTCGACCCTGCCGAACCCGTTGTCATGACAGCACGCCGGAAGCTGGCTGCGGCGCTGTACTGA
- a CDS encoding MFS transporter encodes MTQTQTSYRSSPVAAQASKARALIAVMLFVTVVINYMDRANLSIALPAISDEMALSTAQQGLLLSAFGWTYAALQIPGGWLVDRIPPRVLYPACLILWSVATAFMGILGGFVALIALRLLVGVFEAPAYPINNRVATTWYPERERATVIGFYTSGQFIGLALLTPFLAWLQSVLSWHWVFIVTGAIGIVWGVIWYVVYREPTDSRANEAEIELIRDGGGLVDLEHKQQPQRPAVTRSDVATVLGRRKLWGIYLGQFCLTSTLWFFLTWFPTYLVDYRGMDYIESGFLVSLPFVAALIGVLFSGAFSDFLLRNGVSLGAARKGPIIVGLLLTVTMLGANFTDSTALVIVFLSIAFFGNGLASITWSLVSALAPERLLGLTGGMFNFIGNLSSIATPIVIGLLVSDKSFAPGFVYMTVVTALGIAAYIFLVGRVERVQG; translated from the coding sequence ATGACGCAGACCCAGACGAGCTATCGCTCCAGCCCGGTTGCCGCGCAGGCATCGAAGGCGCGTGCCCTGATCGCGGTGATGTTGTTCGTTACCGTCGTCATCAACTACATGGACCGGGCCAATCTTTCTATCGCATTGCCCGCGATCAGCGACGAAATGGCTCTCTCCACGGCCCAGCAGGGGCTGCTGCTGTCCGCTTTCGGCTGGACGTATGCAGCGCTGCAGATTCCTGGGGGATGGCTCGTCGACCGCATACCCCCGCGAGTGCTCTACCCCGCGTGCCTCATCCTGTGGTCGGTCGCGACCGCCTTCATGGGGATCCTGGGCGGTTTCGTGGCGCTCATCGCGCTGCGACTCCTGGTCGGCGTGTTCGAGGCCCCCGCCTACCCCATCAACAACCGCGTTGCGACTACCTGGTATCCCGAGCGTGAACGTGCGACGGTGATCGGCTTCTACACTTCAGGGCAGTTCATCGGTCTGGCCCTACTGACTCCGTTCCTGGCCTGGCTGCAGTCCGTGCTGTCATGGCACTGGGTGTTCATCGTGACCGGCGCGATCGGCATCGTTTGGGGCGTCATCTGGTACGTCGTCTACCGTGAACCGACCGACTCGCGGGCGAACGAGGCCGAAATCGAACTGATCCGCGACGGCGGCGGGCTCGTGGATCTCGAGCACAAGCAGCAACCCCAACGTCCCGCCGTGACCCGCAGCGACGTCGCCACCGTTCTCGGCCGCCGCAAGCTGTGGGGGATCTACCTGGGACAGTTCTGCCTCACGTCGACCCTGTGGTTCTTCCTTACCTGGTTCCCGACGTACCTCGTCGACTACCGGGGAATGGACTACATCGAATCCGGATTCCTGGTCTCTCTACCGTTCGTCGCGGCACTGATCGGCGTGCTGTTCTCCGGAGCATTCTCCGATTTCCTGCTCCGGAACGGGGTATCTCTGGGTGCCGCTCGCAAGGGACCGATCATCGTGGGGCTCTTGCTCACCGTCACAATGCTCGGCGCCAACTTCACCGACTCGACCGCTCTGGTGATCGTGTTCCTGTCCATCGCGTTCTTCGGCAACGGGCTCGCCTCGATCACGTGGTCGCTGGTGTCCGCACTCGCGCCGGAGCGATTGCTCGGGCTCACCGGTGGAATGTTCAACTTCATCGGCAACCTGTCGTCGATCGCCACGCCCATCGTCATCGGCCTGCTGGTCAGCGACAAGAGCTTCGCGCCCGGATTCGTCTACATGACCGTGGTGACCGCGCTCGGGATCGCCGCGTACATCTTCCTCGTCGGACGAGTGGAGCGCGTGCAGGGCTGA
- a CDS encoding ATP/GTP-binding protein: MPRRKPQRKNSRRSEPPKNSEGSLFGGALMRQEPGPAGARDQSYMVRSIPGARATKSYRCPGCDHEIRPGVAHLVAWPAEYGNGEDRRHWHTGCWSGRGTRGLTRRWS, translated from the coding sequence GTGCCCCGTCGTAAACCGCAGCGGAAGAACTCGCGCCGCAGTGAGCCCCCGAAGAACTCCGAGGGCTCACTGTTCGGCGGTGCGTTGATGCGGCAGGAACCCGGTCCGGCGGGTGCCCGAGACCAGAGCTACATGGTGCGCAGCATTCCTGGGGCGCGAGCGACCAAGTCGTACCGGTGCCCCGGGTGTGACCACGAGATCCGGCCGGGTGTGGCCCACCTCGTCGCCTGGCCCGCGGAATACGGCAATGGCGAAGACCGCAGGCACTGGCACACTGGGTGCTGGTCAGGACGCGGCACCCGGGGGCTGACGCGCAGGTGGTCCTAG
- the dgoD gene encoding galactonate dehydratase has product MKIKSLTTFAVPPRWLFLRIETDDGVVGWGEPVLEGRAASVAAAVEELSDYLIGQDPTQIEDLWTIMYRSGFYRGGGIHMSALAGIDQALWDIKGKALGLPAYELLGGRVRDRIKVYSWIGGDRPSETAKAAREVVDRGFTAVKMNGTEELQYLDSWEKVDRCLANVAAVRDAVGPNIGIGVDFHGRVHKPMAKVLLRELEPFRLMFVEEPVLSEHVDGFIDLLRQSPIPIALGERLYSRWDFKTVLASGAVDVIQPDPSHCGGITESRKIASMAEAYDVALALHCPLGPIALASCLQIDAGCYNATIQEQSLGIHYNTSNDLLDYLVDPSVFTYADGQVRIPTGPGLGIEVNEEYVVERAAEGHRWRNPVWRHSDGSFAEW; this is encoded by the coding sequence ATGAAGATCAAGTCACTGACCACTTTCGCCGTGCCACCGAGATGGCTGTTCCTACGGATCGAGACGGACGACGGTGTGGTCGGCTGGGGTGAGCCGGTCCTCGAAGGCCGAGCAGCTTCGGTCGCCGCCGCTGTCGAGGAACTGTCCGACTATCTGATCGGCCAGGACCCGACCCAGATCGAAGACCTGTGGACGATCATGTACCGCTCCGGTTTCTATCGTGGCGGGGGCATCCATATGAGCGCCCTGGCCGGGATAGACCAGGCGTTGTGGGACATCAAAGGCAAGGCCCTCGGCCTACCGGCATACGAGCTTCTCGGAGGACGCGTCCGGGACCGGATCAAGGTGTATTCCTGGATCGGCGGCGACCGTCCCTCCGAGACCGCGAAAGCCGCGCGCGAGGTGGTCGACCGCGGCTTCACCGCAGTCAAGATGAACGGCACCGAAGAACTGCAGTACCTCGACTCCTGGGAGAAGGTCGACCGGTGCCTGGCCAACGTCGCAGCGGTACGCGATGCGGTCGGCCCGAACATCGGCATCGGCGTCGACTTCCACGGCCGAGTGCACAAGCCGATGGCCAAGGTGCTACTGCGTGAACTCGAGCCGTTCCGGCTGATGTTCGTGGAGGAGCCGGTGCTCTCCGAGCACGTCGACGGTTTCATCGACCTGCTGCGACAGTCGCCGATCCCGATTGCACTCGGCGAAAGATTGTATTCGCGTTGGGATTTCAAAACGGTCCTTGCATCCGGAGCAGTCGACGTCATACAGCCCGACCCGTCTCATTGTGGCGGCATCACCGAATCCCGGAAGATCGCGAGCATGGCCGAGGCCTATGACGTGGCCCTCGCGCTGCACTGCCCCCTCGGGCCGATCGCCCTGGCGAGTTGCCTACAGATCGACGCCGGCTGCTACAACGCCACAATCCAGGAACAGAGCCTGGGCATTCACTACAACACCTCGAACGATCTGCTCGACTACCTCGTCGACCCCTCCGTATTCACCTACGCGGACGGCCAGGTCCGAATCCCGACCGGACCCGGACTCGGCATCGAGGTCAACGAAGAGTACGTGGTCGAGCGGGCGGCCGAGGGACACCGCTGGCGCAACCCGGTCTGGCGGCACAGCGACGGATCCTTCGCGGAGTGGTGA